From the Streptococcus sp. 29887 genome, one window contains:
- a CDS encoding KxYKxGKxW signal peptide domain-containing protein: MQRKDDFTEVSRKSRVKMHKSGKHWVRTVMSQIGLIRIGGKSSASSAEVNLATVKRSMTASQLLRGLAAAGAVVGGNVVVETVMASEVVATSETSTSTLAEADTVVLTTVVDSDSISVSSSESTSISESASQSESTSASESTSISESESLSSSESVSNSESQSASESLSVSESTSVSHSESESASTTPSSSTSSETSTSESAASETGSETSASETGAITVAEEKQTLEQVVSEAEVLVQIASNQTAPSQALLTAIGTSRNQLLLAQTILGDANATAADLATIISSLQASNQAIGFLLLENDEDGVITFALNTSTTATLKVGEGEGILVDTLSTATPEMTDAKGAKVSDLTFSSPYAGTSVAGWHTFSYTSTDIYDQNHKSSGGTALNAYIRYSLDEDTSTYTVLAELVSKTGTVLESYKIDPGSSATFTYPSTLDTDNSPITITYDTSLATASGIPGGLRFSTSSANVYGTTLVPTYTLNTTYYKTTDGTIIATYSVMTIGGQTVTPSGNRSFVGYDYSTTTNATSTRALTPGTTYMHGKVEAQGTKTLITVIDDQGTIKRSLYYRDPTYTGTVDWNGTDTTGFIKLFETSEIAASTSTSGTNYNTYSTIEPSYTTTTYNGQRIMVFYTSPAKNWRLIGYWTGGTGTGGTQYGQFYFGRQSLDRAGNWGLWKPNFSSIGVGDYGSQYVLGNPLSTLVNETTHWYTVDTSESESLSNSNSHSLSESESTSNSESASNSESISNSESLSNSESTSNSESLSNSISESVRESVSESISESVSESISESISESVSESVSESVSESISESVSESVSESISESVSESISESVSESISESVSESVSESVSESVSESVSESISESVSESISESVSESVSESISESISESVSESVSESVSESISESISESVSESVSESISESVSESVSESVSESVSESISESVSESISESVSESISESISESVSESVSESVSESVSESVSESISESVSESISESVSESVSESISESVSESVSESISESVSESVSESVSESVSESISESVSESISESVSESVSESISESVSESISESVSESISESVSESISESVSESISESVSESISESISESVSESISESVSESISESVSESVSESVSESISESVSESVSESISESVSESVSESISESISESVSESISESVSESVSESISESVSESVSESVSESVSESISESISESVSESVSESISESVSESISESVSESVSESVSESISESVSESVSESVSESVSESISESVSESVSESISESVSESISESISESVSESVSESVSESVSESISESVSESVSESVSESVSESVSESISESISESVSESISESVSESVSESISESVSESVSESISESVSESVSESISESVSESVSESISESISESVSESISESVSESISESVSESVSESVSESVSESVSESISESVSESVSESVSESISESVSESVSESVSESISESVSESISESVSESVSESISESVSESVSESVSESVSESVSESVSESVSESVSESVSESVSESISESVSESISESVSESISESVSESVSESISESVSESVSESVSESVSESVSESVSESVSESVSESVSVSESVSESISESVSESISESVSESISESVSESVSESISESISESVSESVSESISESVSESVSESVSESVSESISESISESVSESISESVSESISESVSESVSESISESVSESVSESVSESVSESVSESVSESVSESISESVSESISESVSESVSESVSESISESVSESVSESISESVSESVSESVSESISESVSESISESVSESISESVSESVSESISESVSESVSESVSESVSESTPSQDSQLPRKLAVLPSTGEESSSWAGLLGAGLLFGGLYKRRKKDEEEAK, encoded by the coding sequence ATGCAAAGAAAAGATGACTTTACCGAAGTATCTCGAAAAAGTCGTGTAAAAATGCATAAATCCGGTAAGCACTGGGTGAGGACAGTCATGTCGCAAATCGGTTTGATACGTATTGGAGGCAAGTCTTCGGCAAGTTCAGCCGAGGTCAACCTTGCTACTGTAAAACGTTCAATGACAGCAAGCCAATTGTTACGCGGGTTAGCAGCAGCAGGAGCTGTTGTGGGGGGGAATGTCGTGGTTGAAACCGTTATGGCTTCTGAAGTTGTCGCGACATCAGAGACAAGTACATCAACCTTGGCAGAAGCAGATACTGTCGTGTTGACGACAGTTGTCGACTCAGACTCAATTTCAGTAAGCTCCTCGGAATCGACATCGATTTCCGAATCAGCGAGTCAGTCTGAGTCAACCTCAGCATCGGAATCGACATCGATTTCGGAGTCCGAATCGCTCAGTTCATCAGAGTCCGTATCGAACTCAGAAAGTCAATCGGCTTCAGAGTCGCTCTCTGTTTCAGAATCAACTTCTGTATCACATTCGGAATCTGAATCAGCATCGACTACGCCATCAAGTTCGACAAGCTCTGAAACCAGCACAAGTGAATCAGCAGCAAGTGAAACAGGTTCGGAAACCAGTGCGAGCGAAACAGGCGCTATAACTGTAGCAGAAGAAAAGCAAACCTTAGAGCAAGTTGTTTCGGAAGCAGAGGTTTTAGTACAAATCGCAAGTAACCAAACTGCACCAAGTCAAGCCTTGCTAACTGCAATTGGAACCAGTCGTAATCAGCTGCTGTTGGCTCAAACCATCTTAGGAGATGCGAATGCGACTGCGGCTGACCTTGCTACCATTATCAGCAGTTTGCAAGCAAGCAACCAAGCAATTGGTTTTTTGTTGTTGGAAAATGATGAAGACGGAGTGATTACTTTTGCTCTTAATACTTCAACGACAGCAACACTTAAAGTTGGTGAGGGTGAGGGTATCTTAGTTGATACACTTTCAACGGCAACCCCTGAAATGACAGATGCTAAAGGGGCGAAAGTGTCTGATTTGACATTTTCATCGCCATATGCTGGTACAAGTGTAGCTGGTTGGCATACATTTAGTTATACATCAACAGATATTTATGATCAAAACCATAAGAGTTCAGGTGGTACAGCTTTAAATGCTTATATTCGCTATTCATTAGACGAAGATACAAGTACTTACACAGTACTGGCAGAATTGGTAAGTAAAACTGGTACAGTATTAGAGTCTTATAAAATTGATCCAGGATCTAGTGCAACCTTTACTTATCCAAGCACTCTTGATACTGACAACTCACCTATCACAATTACCTATGACACTTCCTTGGCAACAGCTTCAGGAATTCCTGGTGGATTAAGGTTTAGTACCAGCTCAGCTAATGTATATGGGACTACATTGGTGCCAACATATACACTAAATACCACCTATTATAAAACAACAGACGGTACAATTATTGCTACCTATTCTGTCATGACAATTGGTGGACAAACAGTGACACCATCTGGCAATCGTTCATTTGTTGGCTATGACTATTCCACGACTACAAATGCAACTTCAACCAGAGCTTTGACTCCAGGTACTACCTATATGCACGGTAAGGTTGAAGCACAGGGAACTAAGACCTTGATCACAGTCATTGATGATCAAGGGACAATTAAAAGAAGTTTATATTATCGTGATCCAACCTATACAGGTACAGTTGATTGGAATGGCACAGATACTACTGGATTCATTAAGTTATTTGAAACAAGTGAGATAGCAGCTTCGACTTCGACATCAGGGACTAATTATAATACCTATTCGACTATTGAACCGAGTTATACAACGACTACTTACAATGGTCAACGTATTATGGTCTTCTATACTAGTCCGGCTAAAAATTGGCGTTTAATCGGGTATTGGACTGGTGGTACAGGTACTGGCGGTACTCAATATGGTCAGTTCTATTTTGGAAGGCAGTCGTTGGATAGAGCTGGTAACTGGGGGCTTTGGAAACCTAACTTTAGTTCGATAGGTGTGGGTGACTATGGGTCTCAGTATGTTTTGGGAAATCCGTTGTCTACATTGGTTAACGAAACAACGCACTGGTACACAGTTGATACATCTGAGTCTGAATCACTCTCGAATTCAAACTCACATTCATTGTCTGAATCTGAATCAACTTCTAACTCAGAATCAGCATCAAATTCAGAATCCATCTCAAACTCTGAGTCACTGTCTAATTCTGAATCAACATCAAATTCAGAATCACTTTCAAATTCGATTTCTGAATCTGTTAGAGAATCCGTTTCCGAGTCAATCTCAGAATCAGTATCTGAATCCATTTCTGAATCAATTTCAGAATCCGTTTCAGAGTCTGTATCTGAATCCGTTTCAGAATCTATCTCTGAGTCAGTAAGCGAGTCAGTTTCAGAATCCATTTCAGAATCAGTATCTGAATCAATCTCTGAGTCTGTATCAGAATCAATCAGCGAATCTGTCTCTGAGTCTGTATCTGAATCAGTAAGCGAGTCAGTGTCTGAATCCGTATCAGAGTCAATCTCTGAGTCAGTTTCAGAATCAATCTCAGAATCTGTATCAGAGTCAGTGTCTGAATCAATTTCAGAATCAATCTCAGAATCAGTATCTGAATCAGTATCTGAATCAGTATCTGAATCCATTTCTGAATCAATTTCAGAGTCAGTGTCTGAATCCGTATCAGAGTCAATCTCTGAGTCCGTTTCAGAATCAGTGTCTGAATCCGTATCAGAGTCTGTGTCAGAATCAATTTCAGAATCAGTTTCCGAGTCAATCTCAGAATCAGTATCTGAATCCATTTCTGAATCAATTTCAGAATCCGTTTCAGAGTCTGTATCTGAATCCGTTTCAGAGTCCGTTTCAGAATCAGTGTCTGAATCCATTTCAGAATCAGTATCTGAATCCATCTCAGAGTCTGTCTCTGAATCAGTATCTGAATCAATTTCTGAATCCGTTTCAGAGTCTGTATCTGAGTCAATTTCAGAGTCCGTTTCAGAATCAGTGTCTGAATCCGTATCAGAGTCTGTATCAGAATCCATTTCAGAATCCGTTTCAGAATCTATCTCTGAGTCAGTAAGCGAGTCAGTTTCAGAATCCATTTCAGAATCTGTATCGGAGTCAATCTCTGAGTCAGTTTCAGAATCAATCTCAGAATCTGTGTCTGAATCCATTTCAGAATCCGTTTCCGAGTCAATCTCAGAATCAGTATCTGAATCCATTTCTGAATCAATTTCAGAGTCAGTGTCAGAATCCATTTCAGAATCAGTATCTGAATCAATCTCAGAGTCTGTATCTGAATCAGTATCTGAATCAGTATCTGAATCCATTTCAGAATCCGTTTCAGAGTCTGTATCTGAGTCAATTTCCGAGTCCGTTTCAGAATCAGTATCTGAATCCATTTCTGAATCAATTTCAGAGTCAGTGTCTGAATCAATTTCGGAGTCAGTGTCTGAATCAGTTTCAGAATCCATTTCAGAATCCGTTTCAGAGTCTGTATCAGAATCAGTCTCTGAATCAGTTTCAGAATCTATATCAGAGTCAATCTCTGAGTCAGTATCAGAATCCGTTTCAGAGTCAATCTCAGAATCAGTCTCTGAATCAATTTCAGAGTCAGTGTCTGAATCCGTTTCAGAGTCTGTATCTGAGTCAATTTCCGAGTCAGTTTCAGAATCAGTGTCTGAATCCGTTTCAGAGTCTGTTTCAGAATCAATTTCAGAATCCGTTTCAGAATCCGTTTCAGAGTCAATCTCAGAATCAGTATCTGAATCCATTTCTGAATCAATTTCAGAATCCGTATCAGAGTCCGTTTCAGAATCCGTTTCAGAGTCAGTGTCTGAATCCATTTCAGAATCGGTTTCAGAGTCAGTGTCTGAATCAGTATCAGAATCTGTATCAGAGTCTGTGTCAGAATCAATTTCAGAATCAATTTCAGAATCCGTTTCAGAATCAATCTCTGAATCAGTAAGCGAGTCTGTGTCAGAATCCATTTCAGAATCAGTATCTGAATCAGTATCTGAATCAATTTCTGAATCCGTATCAGAGTCTGTATCTGAGTCAATTTCCGAGTCCGTTTCAGAATCTGTGTCTGAATCCATTTCTGAATCAATTTCAGAGTCAGTGTCTGAATCAATTTCAGAGTCTGTATCTGAGTCAATTTCCGAGTCCGTTTCAGAATCAGTGTCTGAATCCGTTTCAGAGTCTGTATCAGAATCCGTTTCAGAGTCAATCTCAGAATCAGTATCTGAATCAGTATCTGAATCAGTATCTGAATCCATTTCAGAGTCTGTATCAGAATCCGTTTCAGAGTCAGTGTCAGAATCCATTTCAGAATCAGTATCTGAATCAATCTCAGAGTCTGTATCTGAATCTGTATCAGAATCAATCAGCGAATCTGTCTCTGAGTCTGTATCTGAATCAGTAAGCGAGTCAGTGTCAGAATCCGTTTCAGAATCAGTGTCTGAATCCGTATCAGAGTCAGTGTCAGAATCCGTATCAGAGTCAGTGTCAGAATCCATTTCAGAATCAGTATCTGAATCAATCTCAGAGTCTGTATCAGAATCAATCAGCGAATCTGTCTCTGAATCTGTATCAGAATCAATCAGCGAATCTGTCTCTGAGTCTGTATCTGAATCAGTAAGCGAGTCAGTGTCTGAATCCGTTTCAGAGTCTGTATCAGAGTCAGTTTCAGAATCAGTGTCTGAATCCGTATCCGTATCAGAGTCAGTGTCAGAATCCATTTCAGAATCAGTATCTGAATCAATTTCCGAGTCAGTTTCAGAATCTATTTCAGAATCAGTATCTGAATCCGTTTCAGAATCTATATCAGAGTCAATCTCTGAGTCAGTATCAGAGTCAGTTTCAGAATCAATCTCAGAGTCTGTATCTGAATCTGTATCAGAATCAGTCTCTGAATCCGTTTCAGAATCTATATCAGAGTCCATCTCTGAGTCAGTGTCAGAATCCATTTCAGAATCAGTATCTGAATCAATCTCAGAGTCTGTATCAGAATCAGTATCTGAATCAATTTCTGAATCCGTTTCAGAGTCAGTATCAGAGTCCGTTTCAGAATCAGTGTCTGAATCCGTTTCAGAGTCTGTATCTGAATCCGTTTCAGAGTCCATCTCTGAGTCCGTTTCAGAATCAATCTCAGAATCCGTTTCAGAGTCTGTCTCTGAATCCGTTTCAGAATCAATCTCTGAGTCAGTATCAGAGTCAGTTTCAGAATCAATCTCTGAGTCAGTAAGCGAGTCCGTTTCAGAGTCTGTGTCAGAATCAATTTCAGAATCCGTTTCAGAGTCAATCTCAGAATCTGTATCAGAATCAATCAGCGAATCTGTCTCTGAATCTGTATCAGAATCAATCAGCGAATCTGTCTCTGAGTCTGTATCTGAATCCGTTTCAGAGTCTGTCTCTGAATCAACTCCTTCACAGGATTCACAGCTTCCTCGTAAGTTGGCAGTATTGCCAAGTACAGGTGAGGAGTCGTCATCTTGGGCAGGATTGCTTGGAGCAGGCCTCTTGTTTGGTGGTTTGTACAAACGTCGCAAAAAAGACGAAGAAGAAGCAAAGTAA